Proteins from a single region of Irregularibacter muris:
- a CDS encoding peptidylprolyl isomerase, protein MENNKVLAKVGTREITQENLNFFLKSLNPQVAAQFYSEEGQKQLLDEMINQELLYLDALDKGLEKHEAYQVEVENLKENLLKQYAVNQLLKDIQVSDQEVEGFYQDNKDQFVSPKSIKASHILVDDKDHADQIIKEIEEGLSFEEAAQKYSNCPSKEKGGDLGFFSKGQMVPEFEEAAFNMELNKVSQPIKSEFGYHIIKVNEEKEEGSKSLDEVKSQIQNQLTSQKQQAVYFEKVEGLKDKYKVEM, encoded by the coding sequence ATGGAAAATAATAAGGTATTAGCCAAGGTGGGCACTCGAGAAATTACTCAAGAAAACTTGAATTTCTTTTTAAAAAGTCTTAATCCCCAGGTAGCAGCTCAGTTTTATTCAGAGGAAGGACAAAAGCAATTATTGGATGAAATGATCAATCAGGAATTGCTTTATCTTGATGCTCTAGATAAAGGATTGGAGAAACATGAGGCATACCAAGTAGAAGTAGAAAATTTAAAAGAAAATCTTTTAAAGCAATATGCTGTCAATCAATTATTAAAAGATATTCAAGTTTCTGATCAAGAAGTTGAGGGTTTCTATCAAGACAATAAAGATCAATTTGTTAGCCCTAAAAGCATAAAGGCTAGTCATATTCTTGTGGATGATAAAGATCATGCTGATCAAATCATAAAAGAGATAGAAGAAGGATTAAGCTTTGAAGAAGCTGCCCAAAAGTATTCTAATTGTCCTTCTAAGGAAAAGGGCGGAGATTTAGGTTTCTTTAGCAAGGGGCAAATGGTACCAGAATTTGAGGAAGCAGCTTTCAATATGGAACTAAATAAAGTAAGCCAGCCTATTAAAAGTGAATTTGGCTACCATATTATTAAAGTTAACGAAGAAAAAGAAGAAGGATCAAAATCCTTAGATGAAGTAAAATCCCAAATCCAAAATCAATTGACCTCTCAAAAACAACAGGCCGTTTATTTTGAAAAGGTAGAAGGATTAAAAGATAAATATAAAGTAGAAATGTAA
- a CDS encoding bifunctional diguanylate cyclase/phosphodiesterase: MLDGFKSIRKRFMFIGIISIFLFSAIYVFSSSYLTTDIVKDLISQDSSISLKSHANMIGNWLEERINEIEIYANHPTIKSRDVNDIHEFLITEQEKHHKKYLSLLFSDEEGNYQTNLYKEAGNILDREYFSQVMKGQSVLSNPIIAQSMGKEICVVAAPIKDVQGEIVGLFGGSIDLNAFYSFVERLQVDTKYESTYIVDKAGEIIAHTNPNYIMKENIRQSSEKVSQEMQERAEEILSIQEGSFVINSNEGRRMVAFQQIPNTEGWRIVTEISLKSLYQPILKTRLALGAIGLALVLVGTVLAIVFAQKQSGPIVELTEVFERATAGDLEARANIKYKDEIGKAGRSFNMMMDRMNELTYYDALTGLPNKQSFMDRLNKELYKHKREQKSLSVMIISLNKFKQINEAYGHNIGDYVLAKIAKRLRKNIGPQDMVSRLLGDEFIAFFSSGRDRRSIVAKTTEILDSLSKVIIKEGHHIYASVSIGIAFSSEDGQEAKNLIENASIAKSTAKYSEGNTYKIYHRDMRERLKERVNLSIMLHIALENKEYFIVYQPLVDVRKNQIIGAEALLRWNSPHKGVISPGAFIPLLEESGLIVGVGEWVLREVCRQNKLWQDEGLMPMVISVNVSPIQFEREDFVDRVKEVLKETKLKAKYLQLEITEGIAMQNTADQLKKLHELRNMGVKIAIDDFGTGYSSLSYFKEFPVSSLKIDQSFVQDILKEGNDKAIISAIISMGHNLGLLTTAEGVETEEQLEFIKEQGCDNVQGYLFSKPITSEDFEKLIKYGKAIKPAILPMKS, from the coding sequence ATGCTTGATGGGTTTAAAAGCATTAGAAAAAGATTTATGTTCATTGGCATAATAAGTATTTTTCTTTTCAGTGCTATCTATGTGTTTTCATCTTCATATCTGACAACAGATATCGTAAAGGATTTGATTTCCCAGGATAGTTCTATTTCTTTAAAGTCCCATGCCAATATGATAGGAAACTGGTTGGAAGAAAGAATAAATGAAATCGAAATATATGCAAACCATCCAACGATAAAATCTAGGGACGTTAATGATATACATGAATTTCTTATTACGGAACAGGAAAAACATCATAAAAAATATCTCTCCCTCCTTTTTTCTGATGAAGAAGGTAATTATCAAACCAATTTATATAAAGAGGCAGGGAATATATTGGACCGGGAATACTTTTCCCAGGTAATGAAGGGACAATCAGTTCTATCTAATCCTATTATCGCCCAAAGTATGGGAAAAGAGATTTGCGTAGTGGCTGCTCCCATAAAGGATGTACAGGGCGAAATCGTTGGTCTTTTCGGCGGCAGTATTGATCTAAATGCCTTTTATTCCTTTGTGGAAAGATTGCAGGTGGATACAAAGTATGAAAGTACATATATTGTGGACAAGGCAGGGGAGATTATCGCCCATACCAATCCCAACTATATCATGAAAGAGAATATTCGGCAGTCCTCGGAAAAAGTCAGTCAAGAAATGCAGGAGAGAGCTGAAGAAATTTTGTCTATACAGGAGGGAAGCTTTGTTATAAATAGCAATGAGGGTAGGCGCATGGTGGCCTTTCAACAAATCCCTAATACAGAGGGCTGGAGAATTGTCACTGAAATATCCTTAAAATCCTTATATCAACCTATTTTAAAGACTAGACTTGCCTTAGGGGCCATAGGATTAGCATTGGTACTGGTAGGAACTGTATTGGCAATTGTTTTTGCACAGAAGCAATCGGGGCCCATAGTAGAATTAACTGAGGTATTTGAACGGGCAACGGCTGGAGACTTAGAAGCAAGGGCCAATATAAAATATAAAGACGAAATAGGTAAGGCAGGTAGAAGCTTCAATATGATGATGGATAGAATGAATGAGCTTACCTATTATGATGCCCTTACAGGATTACCCAATAAACAATCCTTCATGGATAGACTTAATAAAGAATTATATAAGCATAAAAGGGAACAAAAATCATTGAGTGTAATGATTATATCCTTAAATAAATTTAAACAGATCAATGAGGCCTATGGACATAATATCGGGGACTATGTACTGGCTAAAATAGCCAAAAGATTGAGGAAGAATATAGGTCCTCAGGATATGGTATCTCGACTGCTGGGGGATGAATTTATTGCCTTTTTCTCCAGCGGAAGGGATAGGAGAAGTATTGTGGCTAAAACTACAGAGATACTGGACAGCCTAAGTAAGGTCATTATAAAGGAAGGCCATCATATCTATGCTTCGGTAAGCATTGGAATAGCCTTCTCCTCTGAAGATGGACAGGAAGCAAAGAACCTTATAGAAAATGCCAGCATAGCAAAATCTACAGCAAAGTATTCAGAAGGCAATACCTATAAAATATACCATAGGGATATGAGGGAAAGGCTAAAGGAACGGGTAAATCTCTCCATCATGCTACATATCGCCTTAGAAAACAAAGAATACTTTATAGTATATCAGCCTCTAGTGGATGTAAGAAAAAATCAGATTATCGGAGCCGAGGCACTTCTAAGATGGAACAGTCCCCATAAAGGGGTAATCTCACCGGGAGCATTTATTCCCTTATTGGAAGAGTCAGGGTTGATTGTAGGTGTAGGAGAGTGGGTATTAAGAGAAGTCTGTAGGCAGAACAAATTGTGGCAGGATGAGGGGCTTATGCCCATGGTTATTTCTGTAAATGTCTCTCCCATACAATTTGAGAGGGAAGACTTTGTAGACCGAGTAAAAGAAGTGTTAAAGGAGACCAAACTCAAGGCAAAATACTTACAATTAGAAATAACTGAAGGAATAGCTATGCAAAATACCGCAGACCAATTAAAAAAGCTCCATGAGCTCAGGAATATGGGGGTAAAAATTGCCATTGATGACTTTGGCACAGGGTATTCCTCCTTAAGTTATTTTAAAGAATTTCCCGTTAGCTCCCTAAAAATAGATCAATCCTTTGTACAGGATATCTTAAAAGAAGGAAACGATAAAGCCATTATATCGGCAATTATTTCCATGGGGCATAATCTTGGATTGCTTACTACTGCAGAGGGAGTAGAGACAGAGGAACAATTAGAATTTATAAAAGAGCAGGGCTGTGACAATGTTCAAGGGTATTTGTTTAGCAAACCAATAACCAGTGAAGACTTTGAAAAACTTATAAAATATGGGAAAGCAATAAAACCAGCTATTCTACCTATGAAATCATAG
- a CDS encoding corrinoid protein, translating to MKEDQLFKKISDGIVDMDDEGVEELCYQSLEMDIPAYKTIAQGLVKGMDRVGQLFEEQEYFLPEVLTCSDTLNIGLDILKPHLASDKIDNPVKVVIGVVEGDTHDIGKNLVKIMMEAAGFEVYDLGRDVPLNDFVDKAEEVKANFICMSTLMTTTMIGMKNVIDMLKEKNIRNKYKVMIGGGPISQKFADEIGADEYTVDANEAVKRIKSIVASA from the coding sequence ATGAAGGAAGATCAACTTTTTAAAAAGATAAGTGATGGGATAGTGGACATGGATGATGAAGGGGTAGAGGAATTATGTTATCAATCCTTGGAAATGGATATTCCAGCATATAAAACCATAGCCCAAGGTTTAGTAAAAGGTATGGATAGGGTGGGGCAACTTTTTGAAGAACAGGAATATTTTTTGCCGGAAGTGCTTACTTGCTCGGATACGCTCAATATAGGGTTGGATATCCTAAAGCCTCATTTGGCATCGGATAAGATAGATAATCCCGTTAAAGTTGTCATTGGTGTTGTAGAAGGAGACACCCATGATATCGGCAAAAATCTGGTAAAAATTATGATGGAAGCGGCGGGATTTGAAGTTTATGATCTGGGTAGGGACGTGCCCTTAAATGATTTTGTCGACAAGGCAGAGGAAGTAAAGGCAAACTTTATTTGTATGTCCACTTTGATGACCACTACCATGATAGGCATGAAAAATGTTATTGACATGCTAAAGGAAAAGAATATAAGGAACAAGTACAAAGTAATGATCGGTGGAGGACCTATATCCCAAAAATTTGCCGATGAAATAGGGGCAGATGAATATACAGTAGATGCCAATGAAGCAGTAAAAAGAATAAAATCAATTGTAGCAAGTGCTTAG
- a CDS encoding uroporphyrinogen decarboxylase family protein — protein sequence MKKDQMTPKERMTAFSKGLEIDRIPCVPDMGVTMAPFIGATTYEYYHSAELMADLEIALFKRLRHDSIGISTTLRGVAGAMGSVIGYPKNNISYLISPAAKTPGEIENLKPANPETDGILPLLLKALRIIRDTVGHEADVGASMSGPFSVAASLVGTENLLRWMIKYPQSIHTLMEIITESNNRYIEKVAELGLGIGFADPVSSTSLISPKQFDEFSMPYLKKNVDKIRELTGSRPSIHICGTSKSIWESVLSTGIGNFSIDNIEDLEEAKESIGDRVVITGNIPPVEVVHKGTREDILRAGKKCIQKAYDSTKGFILSTGCQIPMHTPMENIEAIMDAARIYGSYPIDEELLFREE from the coding sequence ATGAAAAAAGATCAAATGACTCCTAAAGAAAGAATGACTGCTTTTTCTAAGGGACTTGAAATAGATCGGATACCTTGTGTACCTGATATGGGTGTGACTATGGCACCTTTTATAGGGGCCACTACCTATGAGTACTATCACTCGGCGGAATTAATGGCAGACCTAGAGATTGCTCTGTTTAAAAGATTGCGACATGATAGTATAGGCATATCTACAACCCTGAGGGGAGTGGCAGGAGCTATGGGCTCTGTAATCGGTTATCCCAAAAACAATATATCCTATCTGATTTCTCCCGCGGCGAAAACTCCTGGGGAGATAGAAAATCTTAAACCAGCAAATCCAGAAACAGATGGAATACTCCCCTTATTATTAAAAGCCCTAAGAATTATTAGGGACACTGTAGGTCACGAAGCAGATGTTGGGGCATCTATGTCTGGTCCCTTTAGTGTAGCAGCTTCCTTAGTGGGCACTGAAAATTTGCTGAGATGGATGATAAAATATCCTCAAAGCATTCACACCTTAATGGAAATCATTACAGAGTCAAATAATCGATATATTGAAAAAGTAGCGGAATTGGGTCTAGGAATAGGCTTCGCCGACCCTGTATCTTCCACTAGCCTAATTAGTCCTAAACAATTTGATGAATTTTCTATGCCCTATTTAAAGAAAAATGTAGATAAAATCAGAGAACTAACGGGAAGTAGGCCATCTATTCATATCTGCGGGACCAGTAAGAGTATATGGGAGTCTGTACTCTCTACGGGCATAGGAAATTTTAGCATTGACAATATAGAGGATTTGGAAGAGGCAAAAGAAAGCATAGGGGATAGGGTTGTGATTACTGGAAACATCCCTCCAGTAGAAGTCGTGCACAAAGGGACAAGGGAGGATATCCTAAGGGCAGGGAAAAAATGTATTCAAAAAGCCTATGATTCTACAAAAGGTTTTATTCTAAGCACAGGTTGTCAAATCCCCATGCATACTCCCATGGAGAATATTGAGGCTATCATGGATGCAGCTAGAATTTATGGTAGTTATCCTATAGATGAAGAACTATTATTTAGGGAGGAATAG
- a CDS encoding uroporphyrinogen decarboxylase family protein, which translates to MDEKERLLKVFKNEEVDRVPVICPGGMMNAAITDILDQVLVNHNVEVMDMVNTARKIREEIGFENYGVPFCMTCEAEPLSKSIDEGDMYCEPRIMEYNDLPLREIMKSKINPQKDGRMPVVLEAIRRLKNDQVPVIGNITGPISTATSIVDPLRLLKMLRKQSDLAYEFIHYVNDFIIAYAIEMERAGADVIAVSDPTATGEILGKNNFEKFALPMYKELISQMNRRGTPVILHICGNATTILESLDTLDVAALSFDSIVNMRLAKSKIHTKLMGNISTQLLQNGPQDRILRLTENALNSGVDILSPACGLDMSTPIENLKSMTAFAKEQQVWGH; encoded by the coding sequence ATGGATGAAAAAGAAAGACTATTAAAAGTATTCAAGAATGAAGAAGTGGATAGGGTACCCGTTATTTGTCCAGGAGGAATGATGAATGCGGCGATTACCGATATTCTAGACCAAGTTTTGGTAAACCATAATGTAGAGGTTATGGATATGGTCAATACGGCAAGAAAGATACGGGAGGAAATAGGATTTGAAAATTATGGAGTCCCCTTTTGTATGACTTGTGAAGCAGAGCCTTTGAGTAAGTCTATTGATGAAGGGGATATGTATTGTGAACCTCGTATTATGGAATATAATGATTTACCCCTAAGAGAGATTATGAAAAGCAAAATAAATCCCCAAAAGGATGGGCGAATGCCCGTGGTATTAGAAGCCATTAGGAGATTGAAAAATGATCAAGTACCTGTGATCGGAAATATTACTGGGCCTATAAGCACAGCAACATCCATAGTGGATCCCCTTAGACTATTGAAGATGTTGAGAAAACAATCGGATTTGGCCTATGAGTTTATTCATTATGTCAATGACTTTATCATAGCCTATGCCATAGAGATGGAAAGAGCCGGTGCAGATGTCATCGCTGTTTCAGATCCCACGGCTACGGGGGAAATCTTGGGGAAAAACAATTTTGAAAAATTTGCATTACCCATGTACAAAGAGTTAATCTCCCAAATGAATAGACGGGGCACGCCAGTGATTTTGCATATTTGCGGCAATGCAACAACCATTTTAGAGAGTCTAGATACCTTAGATGTAGCGGCATTAAGCTTTGATTCCATAGTTAATATGCGATTGGCAAAATCTAAAATCCACACAAAATTGATGGGCAATATCAGCACCCAATTGTTGCAAAATGGACCCCAGGATAGAATCCTTAGGCTTACTGAAAATGCCCTTAACTCTGGCGTGGATATTCTATCTCCAGCCTGTGGTTTAGACATGTCTACCCCTATTGAGAATTTAAAAAGTATGACGGCATTTGCCAAGGAGCAACAAGTATGGGGACATTAA
- a CDS encoding ASKHA domain-containing protein, with protein sequence MGTLKIVESNKKVQVEQGSLLIEGIRKIIPFETPCNGRGICGKCKVVATGKLSPPTTEELNFIDREKNQRLSCIAGVLGDVEVSIPVRDNELKSIDKGNSIWVDIHSSIKEIELIGVGDKKSYRRDFPYPLSCIAQCEKLPYIEGKSEYHGVVYQDVVLDIIERDQPIMGLAIDIGTTGISYCLINLRNGEILGKSSSLNPQTQYGHDVLSRITYCMETEGGGRVLSQVLIGEINKAIGTLTKENNHIYHVSISANTTMLHLLLQVDPVPLARAPYKPAFLSLQDRPLKELGIEGNREGILTFIPCASSYVGGDIVSGIMALAFPQKDNSLFIDIGTNGEIAAIFDKNIVATSTAAGPALEGMNIEWGCRAQRGAIESFYIDEDYNLSFETIGDQEPIGICGSGLMDITASLLQRNILLPSGRWNKNMDARIGHRFKEKRFYITPEIYISQKDIRQIQLAKGAIAAGVLLLLKEIGRTIHEIDTLYIAGSFGFHMKGENLKAIGLIPKDFKGNMVFVGNTSLEGARLSLLSQEFLEEAQDISRKIKVLELSTNKDFQDVFVKELKF encoded by the coding sequence ATGGGGACATTAAAAATAGTCGAGAGCAATAAAAAAGTACAAGTAGAACAGGGATCTCTACTTATCGAAGGCATCAGAAAAATCATTCCCTTTGAAACACCCTGCAATGGTAGAGGTATTTGTGGGAAATGCAAAGTTGTGGCGACAGGAAAGTTGAGTCCACCCACTACTGAGGAATTAAATTTTATAGACAGGGAAAAAAACCAAAGACTATCCTGTATAGCGGGGGTATTAGGAGATGTAGAAGTCAGCATTCCTGTAAGGGATAATGAACTGAAGAGTATTGATAAAGGGAATAGTATTTGGGTGGACATCCATAGTTCAATTAAGGAAATTGAGCTTATAGGAGTTGGAGATAAAAAAAGCTATAGACGGGATTTTCCCTATCCTCTATCTTGTATAGCCCAATGTGAAAAGCTTCCCTATATTGAAGGAAAAAGTGAATATCATGGGGTGGTTTATCAAGACGTTGTCTTAGATATCATTGAGAGAGATCAACCCATTATGGGATTGGCTATTGACATAGGCACTACGGGTATTTCTTATTGTTTAATAAATCTTCGTAATGGAGAAATCTTAGGAAAAAGTTCCTCCTTAAATCCTCAAACTCAATATGGACATGATGTATTGAGCAGAATAACCTATTGTATGGAAACAGAAGGGGGAGGAAGAGTATTAAGCCAGGTTTTAATCGGGGAAATCAATAAAGCCATTGGAACCTTGACCAAAGAAAATAATCATATCTATCATGTGAGTATATCGGCCAACACCACCATGCTTCATCTTTTATTACAAGTAGACCCTGTGCCATTGGCCAGAGCACCCTATAAACCAGCCTTTTTATCCCTACAAGATAGGCCATTAAAAGAATTAGGCATAGAGGGCAATAGAGAAGGGATACTGACTTTTATTCCTTGTGCATCTTCCTATGTAGGAGGAGATATCGTTTCCGGAATTATGGCGTTGGCATTTCCACAAAAAGACAATAGCCTATTTATAGATATTGGCACCAACGGTGAAATAGCAGCTATATTTGATAAAAATATTGTAGCCACTTCCACTGCAGCAGGGCCTGCACTAGAGGGGATGAATATTGAATGGGGCTGTAGAGCCCAAAGAGGGGCTATTGAATCCTTCTATATCGATGAAGACTACAATCTATCCTTTGAAACCATAGGTGACCAGGAGCCCATAGGGATATGTGGAAGTGGTCTAATGGATATCACAGCATCTCTCTTACAGAGAAATATATTATTGCCTAGTGGAAGATGGAATAAAAACATGGATGCCAGAATAGGACATCGGTTTAAAGAAAAAAGATTTTATATCACCCCTGAAATTTATATTTCCCAGAAGGATATTAGACAGATTCAACTGGCAAAAGGTGCCATCGCAGCAGGAGTTTTACTTCTCTTAAAAGAGATTGGAAGGACTATCCATGAGATAGACACCTTATACATTGCTGGTTCCTTTGGATTTCATATGAAAGGAGAAAATCTAAAAGCCATCGGATTAATCCCCAAGGACTTTAAGGGGAATATGGTATTCGTTGGAAATACCTCCTTAGAAGGAGCCAGACTATCTCTATTAAGCCAAGAGTTTTTAGAGGAGGCACAGGATATCAGTAGAAAGATCAAGGTCTTAGAATTATCTACCAACAAGGATTTCCAAGATGTATTTGTGAAGGAATTAAAATTTTAA
- a CDS encoding uroporphyrinogen decarboxylase family protein — MKIFKCIGNEEEKIPQELFQDLSFTYREANEDSEGMIALAKALQLIKGGFCTLPFCNTVEAEAFGCEIKFDAQAGNRVQSYPIHAQGDIEHLRDIDFSQGRIARVLEGVNRLSAQGEKVCLNILGPISISNLIMESKLFYRTYRKNPEIIESLLKRIENNIIHYMQQGIKMGADILSYSDPTGTMDILGPKFYQEVSGPSTYRILKGAEQNLEGALLHICGKTSTSLEKIGVVKKKTLDTAGNPYWEKLQQLPRENQGVKFIGHWCMKSGSSRKNLTQLILEENK; from the coding sequence ATGAAAATTTTTAAATGCATAGGAAATGAAGAAGAAAAAATCCCCCAAGAGCTATTTCAAGATTTATCCTTTACCTATAGGGAGGCAAATGAGGATAGTGAAGGAATGATTGCCCTAGCCAAAGCTCTTCAATTAATAAAAGGGGGTTTTTGTACTCTCCCTTTTTGCAATACCGTAGAAGCAGAAGCCTTCGGATGTGAGATTAAATTTGATGCCCAGGCAGGAAATAGGGTGCAGAGCTACCCCATTCATGCACAAGGGGACATAGAACATTTGAGGGATATAGATTTTTCCCAGGGAAGAATAGCCAGAGTTCTTGAGGGAGTAAATAGGTTAAGTGCCCAGGGAGAGAAGGTTTGTTTAAATATTCTAGGGCCCATAAGCATAAGCAATTTGATCATGGAGAGTAAATTGTTTTATAGGACCTATAGAAAGAATCCAGAAATCATAGAAAGCTTGCTAAAGAGAATAGAAAATAATATCATCCACTATATGCAGCAAGGGATAAAAATGGGAGCAGATATCCTATCTTACTCCGACCCCACGGGCACTATGGACATCCTAGGTCCTAAATTTTATCAGGAAGTGAGCGGCCCATCTACCTATAGAATACTAAAAGGGGCGGAGCAAAATTTAGAGGGTGCTCTTCTGCATATTTGTGGAAAAACCTCCACTTCTCTTGAAAAAATAGGAGTAGTAAAGAAAAAGACTCTAGATACGGCTGGCAATCCCTATTGGGAAAAGCTCCAACAGTTGCCTAGGGAAAACCAAGGGGTGAAGTTTATAGGGCACTGGTGCATGAAAAGCGGATCTTCCAGGAAAAACCTTACTCAACTCATTCTAGAGGAAAACAAATAA
- a CDS encoding ATP-dependent helicase — translation MMKDFFEKLKETKNIDFTDQQKKALLHREGPALVLAVPGAGKTTVLISRVAYLINVLGINPKEILSLTFSRAAARDMKKRFIEINGTDSTSAPHFSTIHSFAHQVVKKELSTQGIEYHFIEGKNAPIHKLELLKQIYSHINKKGIKEETLEDLANAISFVKNRMISPKDIKQENFEIKSFPEIYGQYEKWKREKRYIDFDDMLTLAYGILRKNTKLLQQYRFKYTYIQVDEGQDTSPIQYALLRLLVHPRQNLFIVADDDQSIYGFRGADPKELLDFKKLYPQGQVFYMEENFRSTQSIVAIANQFIQTNQNRYHKNLHTQKEMGSPILVKRSREYKEQIDYLIEELKSKDPQCSTAILFRNHLSAVGLVDQLLSHDIPFYLREGKRYFFHHWLTRDILNFLYLALDHEDGKSFEGIYYKMNQYISKKNVDLVKKKSNNQSVFDVLKNSKELPDFQRKRMAALEEKFFILSTLTPIKALKYIEEHLNYGKFLQQRKKTRPSMVSTGEFILTRLKNIAENTSTLIEFLCRIEEIENWMKQCSKQKENSSAILLSTLHGAKGLEFDRVYMIDLVEDQIPTYASIKQWERGDIGLLEEERRLFYVGMTRAKKELTLLSLYPSKATDRNCSQFVEEVQACIKNEIHQNQANPYFKVQDKVQHKLFGPGKIQWIQDNTVAIDFENHGVKKLAADFCMYNGILEKMQSI, via the coding sequence ATGATGAAGGATTTTTTCGAAAAGTTAAAAGAAACTAAAAATATAGATTTTACCGATCAACAAAAAAAGGCTCTACTACATAGGGAAGGACCGGCTTTGGTATTAGCGGTACCTGGGGCAGGCAAGACCACGGTACTGATTAGCCGGGTGGCTTACCTCATCAATGTTTTAGGAATAAATCCAAAGGAAATCCTATCCCTAACCTTTAGTCGGGCGGCTGCCAGGGATATGAAAAAAAGATTTATTGAGATCAACGGGACAGATTCAACATCAGCACCTCACTTTTCCACCATCCACAGCTTTGCCCACCAAGTGGTAAAAAAAGAGCTAAGCACCCAAGGCATAGAATATCATTTCATTGAGGGGAAGAATGCCCCTATCCACAAGCTAGAACTTCTCAAACAAATTTACTCTCACATTAATAAAAAGGGTATTAAAGAAGAAACCCTAGAGGACTTGGCCAATGCCATTAGCTTTGTAAAAAATAGAATGATCAGTCCTAAGGATATAAAACAAGAGAACTTTGAGATCAAAAGCTTTCCAGAAATATATGGACAATATGAGAAGTGGAAGAGGGAAAAAAGATATATAGATTTTGATGATATGTTGACCCTAGCCTATGGGATATTAAGGAAAAATACAAAACTACTGCAGCAATATCGATTCAAGTATACCTATATTCAAGTGGATGAAGGACAAGATACCTCCCCGATTCAATACGCTCTCCTTAGATTGTTGGTCCATCCCCGACAGAATCTATTTATTGTCGCTGATGATGATCAATCCATTTACGGCTTTCGTGGGGCAGATCCCAAGGAATTATTGGATTTTAAAAAACTCTATCCCCAGGGTCAGGTATTTTACATGGAAGAAAACTTTCGTTCCACCCAGTCTATCGTGGCGATAGCCAATCAATTTATACAAACCAATCAAAATAGATATCATAAAAATTTACATACCCAAAAAGAGATGGGCAGTCCTATTCTTGTTAAGAGATCCAGAGAGTACAAAGAACAAATAGATTATCTTATAGAAGAACTAAAATCCAAGGACCCTCAATGCAGCACAGCTATACTCTTTAGAAATCATCTTTCTGCTGTAGGCTTGGTGGATCAGCTATTAAGCCATGATATCCCCTTTTATTTAAGAGAGGGAAAGAGATATTTCTTCCATCACTGGTTGACCAGAGATATTTTAAACTTCCTATATTTGGCTTTAGATCATGAAGATGGGAAAAGTTTTGAGGGAATTTACTATAAAATGAATCAATACATTAGCAAGAAGAATGTAGATTTGGTAAAGAAAAAATCCAACAATCAATCAGTTTTTGATGTTCTAAAAAATAGTAAAGAATTACCTGATTTTCAAAGGAAAAGAATGGCAGCATTAGAGGAAAAATTCTTTATTCTATCTACCTTGACACCCATTAAGGCCTTAAAATACATTGAAGAACATCTAAACTATGGAAAATTCCTACAGCAGAGAAAAAAAACCAGACCCTCTATGGTGTCCACAGGAGAATTTATCTTGACCAGACTAAAAAACATTGCAGAAAATACTTCTACTCTCATAGAATTTCTCTGTAGAATAGAAGAGATAGAAAACTGGATGAAGCAATGCTCAAAACAAAAAGAAAATTCGTCAGCTATCCTATTATCTACCCTTCATGGAGCAAAGGGCTTAGAATTTGATCGAGTGTATATGATAGATCTTGTAGAAGACCAAATCCCTACCTACGCTAGTATAAAGCAATGGGAAAGGGGAGATATTGGCCTATTAGAAGAAGAGCGAAGACTCTTTTATGTAGGGATGACCCGAGCAAAAAAAGAACTCACTCTATTATCCCTCTATCCTTCTAAGGCAACGGATAGAAATTGTTCCCAATTTGTAGAAGAAGTGCAAGCCTGTATTAAAAATGAGATACACCAAAACCAGGCCAATCCCTATTTTAAAGTCCAAGATAAGGTGCAGCATAAACTCTTTGGTCCGGGGAAAATTCAATGGATACAAGACAATACAGTGGCCATAGATTTTGAAAATCATGGCGTGAAAAAACTAGCAGCAGACTTTTGTATGTATAATGGAATTTTGGAGAAAATGCAATCTATATAA